The genomic region TATCGTCACAACGCCGATGGAACTACTGAAAATCCAAATGCAAGATGCTGGACGAGTAGCGGCGGCAGCAAAGGAAggtaaattttctaaaatattcgcGATTAATTGGAAagcaaattatttacaataacaaTTAGGCTAAAACGATTGTTAAACATCGAACGAGCACAAGgcagaaattattaataatttgaaagtAATTCTTTCGCAGAgcacgtaaaatattttacgttccATTTACGTTAACGTATATCACAAATTACTCGAGTACATTCGTTGAAACGCGGAATGAATTTGCGATCTAGATTTGGATTCGGGAAATTTGATTTCGTTCGATTCGTATTTTTTTACAGCTACATGACGTCCGCGATAGCCGATAAAAATTTCAGGACGGGAAGATTTAATCGCAGACGGATGGCAACGTGTCAAATATGGATCGGTAAACGGTTTGAGAGGATTGCCTTTGTTTCAAGATTAGAatagacattttttttttttttaccgttAACGCACTCTCCaggattaaattttcatttttggaACTTTGACTCGTTCTACGAATATTTTCCTCGAGGaagatatttaatactttttacaaaattcttttacaAAATAGACAAACCTTTTTTGATTTTTCTACCTCCTAACATAAAAAACCATGTCTCTTCGCAAGCAGTGTTCTTctcttaaaaagaaattattaatcaatccGTCCACTCCAACCTGGTGTTTTTCACGATTAAGTTTCTCTTGTCCAACTTTTAAGATTTAATTCTTTCTGTTATGCCTGATTTATCGAGGTGTGTCTCCCTCCTTCGTATCAAAGGTTCTCTTTGTGTGCACTGGTTATTCACtttttacgatataaaatataaaactaacaGCTGACTGGAATTCATTAACACCGAATGCGTTGATAGTGGCGGATAAGGTTGCACAGATTTAATTATCGTCGTAATACTGCTGACGCGTAATCATTGCAGTTTGCTTTTGTGCAGTCTGATAAAAAGAACGACAAATGTAgcgttatttatataaaagaatactGTATTCAAAAATCcgttatacataaaataagcATAACATAATTTTAGTTAAGaattacgataattataatttcgatatttttcaaattcctagtatatttgaaatttaagattaaaatttcttaaacgtacaacgttcCTAAGCTTTAAGTTTTCAATTACAAAGACCgctaattaaaatacatcgaTGGAACGATTAATAGCAAAATATCGACGATTATTTATTGCCTGTTATTTATCCGGTAGGATTGATTAACGGCGTGTAAAtacgaataattattacagCTGGGAAAGTTGTACCAAAGGTGTCGGCCTTATCATTAACGAAAGATTTATTGCGGAAAAGAGGCATTTTGGGACTTTATCAAGGTACTGGTGCAACAGCTCTCAGAGATGTCACATTTTCTGTTATTTACTTCCCGCTATTCGCTAGACTGAACGATGTTGGACCGAAGAGAGAGGATGGTTCCTGTAAGTTTCGATCTCgttctgaaaatttatttgcgATTCGAAGATTTaatcaacattttttgtttcatcggCTAGCCGTATTTTGGTGTTCGTTTTTGTCTGGTTGTACCGCTGGTTCTATAGCTGCATTATCAGTGAATCCGTTTGACGTAGTCAAAACAAGATTGCAAGTAATCAAAAAGGCACCCGGTGAACCAACGTACGATGGTGTACTGGACTGCATAACGTGAGTGTGACATtcctataaaattataatcgtCTTAATTATCCCGTTgacgtaataatttttttcacgCTGATGTTTCTAGCGTACGTTATCTTTCCTCGaccaaaaaattattgtagtTGACCGAAAAAATATTCAGTTCCGAATGTGTTGAAAATATCGTAATCTTGAATAActgaaaatcaaattaataagaaacgGATATAATGTTTCAGATTGTACGGCAGATAACTATACCAATGTGTTAATGTCAACGCGTTAATAAAGAAAGACGatggaaaaaaattaatagtttggataatattagaaaattgtgTAAAATTATGGAAACGGTATAATTGCTATTTGTCTGTTTCGTAGTAAAACATTGAAGAACGAAGGTCCGACTGCATTCTTCAAAGGTGGAGCGTGCAGAATGATCGTGATAGCGCCCCTTTTCGGGATTGCACAAACCGTTTACTACCTCGGCGTCGCAGAACGGCTATTGGGTCTTAAGTGAACATCgccctcttcttcttcttctgtgtCGTCTTAGAATACTCTGGGATTAAACTGACAATAACTGGCGCGTAATAGATGTATGTTCGCTTAATATGGTTCGCTAGTTGCCGAGTAAGTGAgttcttcttttcttaattaCTTGAGAACCTTGGTTATCGGACGCGCGCAAAACGTACTCAAcgtttatttgataaattatcgaCGTACAGAAgtgtcttttttatttttgatatttatgtactattataatagttcttttaattgcgattacttttaattttttttcttttttttttttttttttttttttgaagatCTCATGGTGCAATAAagctttcaaaataaaatggacgttgtaaataaaatgaaaacctCCCTACGGCTTAAAACTCgacaaaatatcaaaaattacattacaaaatttcaataggtgatatgattttaataatttcgataCGTGTCTCatcgaattaaattataagatagaATTCGTGTGTAATAGAagcagagaagaaaaaaattcaatgtAATTAGACAGTTGATCTCATGaatttatttctatgtatttttgtaattgtcTCTTCGGATAATCAAGGTTCTGGCGAGCTATTGCGAAGGCTAGGTCATCGTTTATAAATGATAACGTTGATTTTgacttaatattattatagaatGAGAATGAAATCCATGATTTGCGATCGAGATCTCTTATTTTCACTATCGACgaactaattataattatcttagGATTCTATTATTCCCATCTTACCTATCCTTTATACGAATTATTTCTTCGACAACCAGTGTTTCcaacttttctttatttactttttttacttcacattttagtttttttttttttataacatttacaaTAAGTTACCGAGGTATCTGCAAAGTAAGATagacaattatttttacatcttatttttattttatatataaatggaACGCGAATAAGTTTGcggaaaaatttataaacataaagTATTACATACCTAAGCACGTATTATACATCATATCGTTAATAAATATCGCGAAAATATCgactaaattatttatattgtatatattatgttgTAATGATGGGAACACTGGTATATTCTACCGTGATAACAAGAGCTTGCTTACATTTTGTAAGAGATTACATAATTTCATTTGTGAATTCTAGTTAATGCAGTGGTCAGATCATTGCTATATCTTTAAGAATcaaataataggaaataactCTTAATTGGtatgattataaaatataaaaatcaaggAAGGAATGCATAGTTttgttgtattttaaatttgtaaattaatgttttgttTTAATGTATCTAACATATTATTCTATGTTCTGTTAACATAATTATACGATTATCATAAACATAGCTAACTTATTAAAGAATCTCAAATcgttttaatttagaaaatgctgtttgaaatatatctatacttatttctatcttttacaattatttatcttcGGATACGTTCATAGATTTGTatctgtttaaaatatttattaaatatcatagCAATTAAGAGTTAGAATTGTTCTTccgttttccttcttcttagGAAATTTTGTGGAGAGATACTAGAAACAAATTTCCCAAAAATGGGGATTTATTGTCAATTTTACTAGTAAAGGAATtctagatatataataaaaatattca from Bombus fervidus isolate BK054 chromosome 11, iyBomFerv1, whole genome shotgun sequence harbors:
- the LOC139992558 gene encoding mitochondrial glutamate carrier 1 isoform X2, producing MYKSMFDCFKKTYNAEGYFGMYKGSGVNILLITPEKAIKLTANDTFRYYLSTGPGQKLPLEREMLAGGLAGACQIIVTTPMELLKIQMQDAGRVAAAAKEAGKVVPKVSALSLTKDLLRKRGILGLYQGTGATALRDVTFSVIYFPLFARLNDVGPKREDGSSVFWCSFLSGCTAGSIAALSVNPFDVVKTRLQVIKKAPGEPTYDGVLDCITKTLKNEGPTAFFKGGACRMIVIAPLFGIAQTVYYLGVAERLLGLK
- the LOC139992558 gene encoding mitochondrial glutamate carrier 1 isoform X1, coding for MEKDSVKKVPDQFKLLPKIINGGIAGIIGVSVVFPLDLVKTRLQNQVIGPNGERMYKSMFDCFKKTYNAEGYFGMYKGSGVNILLITPEKAIKLTANDTFRYYLSTGPGQKLPLEREMLAGGLAGACQIIVTTPMELLKIQMQDAGRVAAAAKEAGKVVPKVSALSLTKDLLRKRGILGLYQGTGATALRDVTFSVIYFPLFARLNDVGPKREDGSSVFWCSFLSGCTAGSIAALSVNPFDVVKTRLQVIKKAPGEPTYDGVLDCITKTLKNEGPTAFFKGGACRMIVIAPLFGIAQTVYYLGVAERLLGLK